One stretch of Pradoshia sp. D12 DNA includes these proteins:
- a CDS encoding polysaccharide biosynthesis protein: MSRQNDSSHKVLKGAVILTAAALIVKILSAVYRIPFQNMAGDTGFYIYQQVYPFYGIAVVLATYGFPVGISKLLIEFNRSGNDKKEKNKIIAASFIWVALFGIILFLFLYLGADLIAKIMNDIQLAPLIRMVAFSFLLMPFISIVRGTYQASGNMLPTALSQTFEQLFRVTFILIGTYLLMKLEYSLYTVGKSAIAGSLIGGIAAMGVLGLYLWRERRDYFPTLMPEKEILIKTGAVLLFQGLAFCLSNMYLLLLQLIDSFQLYTNLLSQGIPAEEAKAMKGVYDRGQPLIQVGLVVATSLSLSIVPVLTSLQKSKAIEEVKKMCRLAIKISSAIGVGAAIGLAGIIQSVNIMLFKDDEGVGALSVLAILILFASLLVTCSTILQTMGFWKASVMVILLSVGIKVLLNPWLIAGSGIKGAAYASLLALMAACILLLYLVGKYITGRNMEFHHIASLVIAGIVMYIVLKGYSALFSFFVGELGQSRILASIHALSSVAIGGMIYLYMLLKMNLFENDELAHLPGGHHLIRIMNKGKIKR, from the coding sequence ATGAGCCGTCAGAATGATTCTTCACACAAAGTTTTAAAGGGCGCTGTTATTCTGACAGCAGCAGCTTTAATCGTAAAAATATTGAGTGCTGTATACCGAATTCCTTTTCAGAATATGGCTGGGGACACGGGTTTTTATATTTATCAACAGGTTTATCCATTTTACGGAATAGCTGTTGTTCTGGCTACTTATGGATTTCCAGTTGGTATCTCTAAGCTACTGATCGAATTTAACAGGTCTGGTAATGATAAAAAAGAAAAGAATAAAATAATAGCAGCTTCTTTTATATGGGTTGCTCTCTTCGGAATTATATTGTTTTTATTCTTGTACTTGGGAGCGGACTTGATAGCGAAGATTATGAATGATATTCAACTTGCCCCGTTAATTCGTATGGTGGCCTTTTCCTTTTTGCTAATGCCCTTCATTTCCATTGTAAGGGGTACTTATCAGGCGTCTGGAAATATGCTTCCAACTGCACTTTCCCAAACCTTTGAGCAGCTATTTAGAGTTACCTTTATTTTGATTGGTACATATTTGCTTATGAAATTAGAATATTCTTTATACACTGTTGGAAAAAGTGCGATAGCAGGGTCGTTAATTGGCGGTATTGCCGCTATGGGGGTTTTGGGACTTTATTTATGGAGAGAACGCCGTGATTATTTTCCAACCCTGATGCCAGAAAAGGAAATATTGATCAAAACGGGAGCAGTCCTTTTATTTCAGGGGTTAGCTTTTTGTTTAAGTAATATGTACTTGCTCCTTCTTCAACTAATTGATTCCTTCCAACTGTATACGAATCTCCTGTCTCAAGGGATACCTGCAGAGGAAGCGAAAGCGATGAAGGGTGTTTATGACCGAGGGCAACCGTTGATACAGGTAGGGCTTGTTGTAGCCACTTCACTTTCTTTGTCAATTGTCCCGGTATTAACCAGCTTGCAAAAAAGTAAAGCAATTGAAGAAGTAAAGAAAATGTGCCGTTTGGCTATAAAAATCAGTTCTGCTATTGGGGTTGGAGCAGCTATTGGGTTGGCTGGAATTATTCAGTCAGTAAATATTATGCTTTTTAAAGATGATGAAGGGGTTGGAGCTTTAAGCGTTCTCGCTATTTTAATATTGTTCGCATCCCTCCTGGTGACATGCTCAACTATTTTGCAAACAATGGGGTTTTGGAAAGCATCAGTTATGGTTATTCTGCTATCGGTAGGGATTAAAGTCCTTTTAAATCCTTGGTTGATTGCCGGAAGCGGAATAAAAGGGGCTGCCTACGCAAGTCTTCTTGCGCTGATGGCTGCTTGTATCCTGCTGCTTTATCTGGTAGGGAAATATATAACTGGAAGGAATATGGAATTTCATCATATAGCAAGCCTGGTGATAGCCGGAATTGTCATGTATATTGTATTAAAAGGCTATTCAGCTTTATTTTCCTTTTTTGTGGGGGAACTTGGTCAGTCAAGAATACTGGCCTCCATACATGCATTAAGTTCCGTTGCAATCGGAGGAATGATTTATCTGTATATGCTGCTTAAAATGAATCTATTTGAAAATGATGAATTGGCCCATCTACCTGGAGGACATCATTTGATAAGAATTATGAATAAAGGGAAAATCAAACGTTAG
- the mazG gene encoding nucleoside triphosphate pyrophosphohydrolase, protein MTNQITIIGLGAGELDQMPLGIYKLLKNTELVYARTIEHPVLKELVAEGLKVESFDSIYEEHDQFEAVYEKIAEILIQKAKVQDVIYSVPGHPLIAEKTVQILLSEGEKKGIPVHIKGGQSFLDAMFTSIKVDPVEGFQFLDGTDLSLRDVNITQHMIVSQVYDAFVASEVKLTLMEKYPDDHEVYLVTGAGMSSESVERMPLYELDRAMQLSNLTSVYVPPIQKEENQYKEFWKLREIIDKLRSPEGCPWDREQTHESLRKYLLEEAYELIDAINEGDIDHIIEELGDVLLQVMLHARIGEDEGYFSIDDVIQGISEKMVRRHPHVFGNERAESAKDVEETWQRVKKEEGSNTSDSILNVSTHFPNLIQAYDIQKQASKLGFDWNDVSPAWEKVFEELDEFKAEWNKNKPDTHNIESEFGDVLFALVNVARLLKINPEEALHRTNQKFRKRFLFVNDCVRESGKAWSDYTLKELDEFWEQAKESGI, encoded by the coding sequence GTGACTAACCAAATCACAATTATAGGTTTAGGGGCAGGAGAGCTTGATCAAATGCCTTTGGGCATTTATAAATTACTGAAAAATACAGAGCTCGTATATGCGAGAACTATTGAACACCCGGTATTGAAAGAATTGGTGGCTGAGGGTCTGAAGGTTGAGAGCTTTGACTCCATCTATGAGGAGCATGATCAGTTCGAAGCAGTTTATGAGAAAATTGCAGAAATTCTAATTCAGAAGGCTAAGGTCCAGGATGTAATCTATAGTGTGCCGGGGCATCCGCTAATCGCTGAAAAGACTGTACAAATCTTACTTTCGGAAGGTGAAAAGAAAGGGATACCTGTACATATTAAAGGCGGCCAAAGCTTCCTCGATGCCATGTTCACATCCATTAAAGTGGATCCGGTTGAGGGTTTTCAATTTCTAGATGGTACGGACCTTTCATTGAGGGATGTCAATATCACTCAGCATATGATTGTAAGTCAGGTTTATGACGCCTTTGTTGCTTCCGAAGTGAAACTGACCTTAATGGAAAAATATCCGGATGATCATGAAGTTTATTTAGTGACCGGTGCGGGGATGAGCTCCGAATCAGTTGAACGTATGCCACTTTATGAATTGGATCGTGCCATGCAATTGAGCAATTTAACGTCAGTCTATGTACCTCCGATTCAGAAGGAAGAAAATCAATATAAGGAGTTTTGGAAGCTGAGAGAGATCATTGATAAACTCAGATCTCCGGAGGGATGCCCATGGGACAGAGAACAGACTCATGAATCGCTAAGGAAGTATTTACTGGAAGAGGCTTATGAACTGATTGATGCAATTAATGAAGGTGATATTGATCACATAATTGAAGAGCTTGGTGATGTATTACTTCAGGTGATGTTACATGCCAGAATCGGGGAAGATGAAGGGTACTTTTCCATTGATGATGTCATTCAAGGGATATCTGAAAAAATGGTGCGCAGACATCCCCATGTTTTTGGTAATGAAAGGGCAGAATCAGCAAAAGATGTAGAGGAAACCTGGCAGAGGGTTAAAAAGGAAGAAGGTTCAAATACCTCTGATTCCATTTTGAATGTCAGCACCCATTTTCCGAATCTTATACAGGCTTATGATATTCAGAAGCAAGCCTCTAAATTGGGCTTTGATTGGAATGATGTTTCACCTGCCTGGGAAAAGGTTTTTGAAGAACTTGATGAATTTAAAGCAGAGTGGAATAAGAATAAACCAGACACCCATAATATAGAATCAGAGTTTGGAGATGTTCTGTTTGCCCTTGTAAATGTGGCTAGATTGTTAAAAATCAACCCTGAAGAGGCGCTACATCGGACAAATCAAAAATTTAGAAAGAGATTTTTGTTTGTAAATGATTGCGTAAGGGAATCAGGAAAAGCATGGAGCGATTATACACTTAAAGAGCTTGATGAGTTTTGGGAACAAGCCAAAGAGTCAGGTATATAA
- a CDS encoding RNA-binding S4 domain-containing protein has protein sequence MRLDKFLKVSRIIKRRTIAKEVADQGRIKINGKESKASADVKIGDILDIRLGQKVLTVRVDKLLETTKKDEAAGMYTLIKEAKLSESF, from the coding sequence GTGAGATTAGATAAGTTTTTAAAGGTTTCCCGGATTATTAAAAGGAGAACAATTGCAAAAGAAGTTGCAGATCAGGGAAGAATTAAAATAAATGGTAAAGAATCCAAAGCTTCAGCCGATGTAAAGATTGGAGATATTTTGGATATCAGATTGGGGCAAAAAGTACTGACTGTCCGTGTAGATAAACTTCTGGAGACAACGAAGAAGGATGAGGCAGCAGGAATGTATACCCTCATAAAAGAAGCAAAACTATCAGAGTCGTTTTAA
- the yabP gene encoding sporulation protein YabP, translating to MNQYYDTNQTSKSAGPDHDISMKGRRLLDISGVKQVESFDNEEFLLETVMGFLSVRGQNLQMKNLDVDKGIVSIKGKILEINYLDEHSGEKAKGFFGKLFR from the coding sequence ATGAACCAATATTATGATACAAACCAAACGAGTAAATCAGCTGGACCTGATCACGATATTAGCATGAAGGGTAGAAGGCTTCTCGATATATCAGGTGTTAAGCAGGTAGAGAGCTTTGACAATGAGGAGTTCCTTCTCGAAACGGTCATGGGGTTTCTTTCGGTCAGAGGGCAAAATCTACAAATGAAAAACCTGGATGTCGATAAAGGAATTGTATCAATTAAAGGTAAAATACTTGAAATCAATTACTTGGACGAACATAGCGGGGAGAAAGCTAAAGGATTCTTTGGCAAACTGTTCAGATGA
- the spoVT gene encoding stage V sporulation protein T, giving the protein MKATGIVRRIDDLGRVVIPKEIRRTLRIREGDPLEIFVDRDGEVILKKYSPISELGDFSKEYAEALYDSLGNPVLICDRDTFIAVAGSSKKEFLNKAISDSLEKIMEDRNSVLHTQKGSFSLVDGVDEEVASYTVAPIVANGDPIGAVVIFAKEATVGEIELKAIETAASFLAKQMEQ; this is encoded by the coding sequence ATGAAAGCAACTGGTATTGTTCGTCGTATAGATGATCTAGGACGCGTTGTTATTCCAAAAGAAATCAGAAGAACATTGAGAATCCGTGAGGGAGATCCTTTGGAAATCTTCGTTGACAGAGATGGCGAAGTAATTTTAAAAAAATATTCTCCTATCAGTGAACTTGGAGACTTCTCTAAAGAATATGCAGAGGCACTTTATGATAGCTTAGGAAACCCAGTTCTAATCTGTGACCGTGATACATTTATCGCAGTAGCAGGAAGCTCTAAAAAGGAATTCCTTAATAAAGCAATCAGTGACTCTTTAGAGAAAATTATGGAGGATCGTAACTCAGTTCTACATACTCAAAAAGGTTCTTTTTCACTTGTAGATGGCGTTGATGAAGAAGTAGCATCCTACACAGTGGCTCCAATTGTTGCAAACGGCGATCCAATCGGCGCAGTTGTGATTTTTGCTAAAGAAGCTACAGTTGGTGAAATTGAATTAAAAGCAATCGAAACAGCTGCAAGCTTCCTTGCGAAGCAAATGGAACAATAA
- the yabQ gene encoding spore cortex biosynthesis protein YabQ, whose protein sequence is MSLDTQFVTLLSMIGMGIYFGAAFDTYNRFLVRAKRKVWFVFINDILFWCIQALLIFYVLYESNQGEWRFYILLALLCGYSAYQALLRNSYKRLLEMTIYWVNKFSEFLVKLGALLFIRPIKGLIALIITVILLIFQVLLKFGNPLLWLAKYLLKALISIVRVIFYPFTSTASWLWKTIPGGVRSPVEKFFDKLAGIGKKLKNTINKLLKKWTNKS, encoded by the coding sequence ATGAGTCTGGACACCCAGTTTGTAACCCTGTTATCCATGATTGGCATGGGTATTTACTTTGGAGCAGCATTTGATACATACAACCGCTTTTTAGTTAGAGCAAAGAGAAAAGTATGGTTTGTTTTTATTAATGACATCTTATTTTGGTGCATTCAGGCCTTGCTCATTTTCTATGTTTTATACGAATCCAATCAGGGAGAATGGCGCTTTTATATCTTATTGGCACTGCTATGCGGTTATTCCGCCTATCAAGCCCTTCTTAGAAATTCATATAAAAGATTGCTGGAAATGACTATTTATTGGGTTAATAAATTCAGTGAATTCCTTGTTAAATTGGGAGCTCTCTTATTCATTCGGCCAATAAAAGGGTTAATTGCGCTAATTATTACTGTTATATTGCTTATATTTCAAGTGTTGCTAAAGTTTGGCAATCCTCTATTATGGCTTGCCAAGTATCTTTTAAAGGCATTAATATCGATAGTAAGGGTGATTTTCTATCCCTTTACTAGTACAGCGTCATGGCTTTGGAAGACAATTCCGGGCGGTGTGCGATCACCTGTCGAAAAGTTTTTTGATAAACTAGCAGGAATTGGAAAAAAGTTGAAGAATACTATCAATAAATTATTAAAAAAATGGACAAATAAGTCTTAA
- a CDS encoding FtsB family cell division protein, translated as MGSLDKKKENIKQIDTPYAQYQEKRTQSFEKKKLGLTRRLVIFGLFAIITTGIVLTTLFSQHSALKAKEEHKSELKVKLSDLQKDEARLKEEIIKLNDDEYIAKFARKEYFLSDDGEIIFNLPENEGK; from the coding sequence ATGGGATCGCTTGATAAAAAGAAGGAAAATATCAAACAAATCGATACGCCATATGCCCAATATCAAGAGAAACGAACCCAGTCCTTTGAGAAAAAGAAATTAGGATTGACAAGAAGGCTTGTAATATTTGGGCTTTTTGCCATCATAACAACTGGGATCGTTCTTACAACACTCTTTTCTCAACATTCCGCTTTGAAGGCTAAAGAAGAACATAAAAGTGAATTGAAAGTGAAATTGTCAGATCTTCAAAAGGATGAAGCAAGATTAAAGGAAGAAATCATTAAATTGAATGATGATGAATATATAGCAAAGTTTGCGCGTAAAGAATATTTTCTATCAGATGATGGAGAAATAATATTCAATCTTCCCGAAAATGAGGGCAAGTAG